The Lysobacter capsici genome has a segment encoding these proteins:
- a CDS encoding DsbC family protein — protein MMKRILFALIGAISLSACAQAPQGAAAAAKTDPAKPAAEASKGAAPKVEAGSADARAVDAIRTLNPNVTIDKVGPAPMPGFREALAQGQVVYVSDDGRYLFLPGSGGALFDTQVKKNLSEDSLAAMRKDLVKTIPASERIVFAPANPKHTVTVFTDVECGYCRKLHSEIAEYNRQGIAIEYLAFPRMGIGSDDYKKMVSVWCAADRRKALTDAKSDHGSVASKDCKNTVTQQYNVGQRAGLTGTPMILTADGVQLGGYVPPAQLREALDKLAAESKKPAGAAKPTAAVAAPVGGL, from the coding sequence TTGATGAAGCGCATCCTATTTGCCCTGATCGGCGCGATCAGCCTGTCTGCCTGCGCGCAGGCGCCGCAGGGTGCCGCCGCGGCCGCCAAGACCGATCCGGCCAAGCCCGCCGCGGAAGCGTCGAAGGGCGCCGCGCCGAAGGTCGAGGCCGGCAGCGCCGACGCGCGCGCGGTCGACGCCATCCGCACCCTCAACCCCAACGTCACCATCGACAAGGTCGGCCCGGCGCCGATGCCGGGCTTCCGCGAAGCGCTGGCCCAGGGCCAGGTGGTGTACGTCAGCGACGACGGCCGTTACCTGTTCCTGCCCGGTTCCGGCGGCGCGCTGTTCGACACCCAGGTCAAGAAGAACCTCAGCGAAGACAGCTTGGCGGCGATGCGCAAGGATCTGGTCAAGACCATTCCGGCGAGCGAGCGCATCGTGTTCGCGCCGGCCAATCCCAAGCACACCGTCACCGTGTTCACCGACGTGGAATGCGGCTACTGCCGCAAGCTGCACAGCGAGATCGCCGAATACAACCGTCAGGGCATCGCGATCGAATACCTGGCGTTCCCGCGCATGGGCATCGGCAGCGACGACTACAAGAAGATGGTCTCGGTGTGGTGCGCCGCGGACCGCCGCAAGGCGCTGACCGACGCCAAGAGCGATCACGGCTCGGTCGCCAGCAAGGACTGCAAGAACACCGTCACCCAGCAGTACAACGTCGGCCAGCGCGCCGGCCTGACCGGCACCCCGATGATCCTGACCGCCGACGGCGTGCAGCTCGGCGGTTACGTCCCGCCGGCGCAGCTGCGCGAGGCGCTGGACAAGCTGGCGGCCGAGTCGAAGAAGCCGGCCGGCGCGGCCAAGCCGACCGCGGCGGTGGCCGCTCCGGTGGGCGGGCTGTAA
- a CDS encoding ankyrin repeat domain-containing protein — protein sequence MNSTLLKFSVSGLFVFAIVAAPAFAHDPTGPTQAAAPGAHAQANPHAASQPDHGHAAPTAHNATAIDSSTLASQDLSRYLFDAARAGDVDVLKSLLARGVRVDARDERGSTALILAAYYGKTDAVRALLEAGASPNLGDSARGNTALMGALFKGEIESARRLLADPRTDVNARNAAGQTAAMFAALFGRADLVEALAARQADFALTDASGATAETLARAQRNAALADRLAVLSRGRGG from the coding sequence ATGAATTCCACGCTGTTGAAATTTTCGGTTAGCGGGCTGTTTGTGTTTGCGATCGTCGCGGCACCCGCATTCGCGCACGATCCAACGGGGCCGACTCAAGCCGCGGCTCCTGGCGCACACGCGCAAGCGAACCCGCATGCCGCGTCGCAGCCCGATCACGGCCACGCCGCGCCCACGGCGCATAACGCGACAGCGATTGATTCGTCCACGCTCGCGAGCCAGGACCTGAGTCGTTACCTGTTCGACGCCGCCCGCGCCGGCGATGTCGACGTGCTCAAGTCGCTGCTGGCGCGCGGGGTGCGGGTCGATGCGCGCGACGAACGTGGTTCGACCGCGTTGATCCTCGCCGCGTACTACGGCAAGACCGATGCGGTGCGGGCGTTGCTGGAAGCCGGCGCCTCGCCGAACCTGGGCGACAGTGCGCGCGGCAATACCGCGCTGATGGGCGCGTTGTTCAAGGGCGAGATCGAAAGCGCGCGGCGCTTGCTCGCCGATCCGCGCACCGACGTGAACGCGCGCAACGCCGCCGGCCAGACCGCGGCGATGTTCGCGGCCTTGTTCGGCCGCGCCGATCTGGTCGAAGCCTTGGCCGCGCGTCAGGCCGACTTCGCCCTCACCGATGCCAGCGGCGCCACCGCCGAAACGCTGGCGCGCGCGCAGCGCAATGCGGCGCTGGCGGATCGATTGGCGGTGTTGAGTCGCGGGCGGGGCGGCTGA
- a CDS encoding leucyl aminopeptidase, giving the protein MTLEFDLNRDASAAAQTDCVVVGAFADKTLTATARTLDEASGGRLTALLERGDISGKTGKTSLLHDLPGVASPRVLVVGLGEAGKFGVAQYLKAVGDAARALKAGPVAHAIFTISEEPVAGRDAAWAIRQAAIAADHACYRYTATLGKKKDEPGLRTLSISGSDATALAQGQAIAAGVQFARELGNLPPNVCNPAYLAQQAQEFAARFDSTDCEVLDREQMQELGMGSLLAVARGSANPPKLIVLKYSNGGDAKPYVMVGKGITFDTGGINLKVQGGIEEMKFDMCGAASVMGAFVSAVGMQLPINLVVIVPAVENMPDADAYRPSDVLTSMSGKTIEVGNTDAEGRLILCDALTYAQRFEPQALLDVATLTGACVVALGKFATGLMSKDDDLSAELLSAGEEVFDRAWRLPLWDEYQTQLESAFADVYNIGGRWAGAITAGCFLARFTEGQRWAHLDIAGVSNEEGKRGLATGRPVGLLSQWLLERTGN; this is encoded by the coding sequence ATGACCCTCGAATTCGACCTGAACCGCGACGCGTCCGCCGCCGCTCAAACCGACTGCGTCGTGGTAGGCGCCTTTGCCGACAAGACCCTGACGGCTACCGCGCGAACGCTGGATGAAGCCAGCGGCGGACGCCTGACCGCGCTGCTGGAGCGCGGCGACATCAGCGGCAAGACCGGCAAGACCTCGCTGCTGCACGACCTGCCCGGCGTGGCCTCGCCGCGCGTGCTGGTGGTCGGCCTGGGCGAGGCCGGCAAGTTCGGCGTCGCCCAGTACCTCAAGGCGGTCGGCGACGCCGCCCGCGCGCTCAAGGCCGGTCCGGTCGCGCACGCGATCTTCACCATCAGCGAAGAGCCGGTCGCCGGCCGCGATGCCGCCTGGGCGATCCGTCAGGCCGCGATCGCCGCCGATCACGCCTGCTACCGCTACACCGCCACCCTGGGCAAGAAGAAGGACGAGCCCGGTCTGCGCACGCTGTCGATCAGCGGCTCGGACGCGACCGCGCTGGCCCAGGGCCAGGCGATCGCCGCCGGTGTGCAGTTCGCGCGCGAACTGGGCAACCTGCCGCCGAACGTGTGCAACCCGGCCTATCTGGCCCAGCAGGCGCAGGAGTTCGCCGCCCGCTTCGACAGCACCGACTGCGAAGTGCTCGATCGCGAGCAGATGCAGGAACTGGGCATGGGCTCGCTGCTCGCGGTCGCGCGCGGCTCGGCCAATCCGCCCAAGCTGATCGTGCTCAAGTACAGCAACGGCGGCGACGCCAAGCCCTACGTGATGGTCGGCAAGGGCATCACCTTCGACACCGGCGGCATCAACCTGAAGGTCCAGGGCGGCATCGAGGAAATGAAGTTCGACATGTGCGGCGCCGCCAGCGTGATGGGCGCGTTCGTGTCGGCGGTCGGCATGCAATTGCCGATCAACCTGGTGGTGATCGTGCCGGCGGTGGAGAACATGCCCGACGCCGACGCCTACCGCCCCTCCGACGTGCTCACCAGCATGTCCGGCAAGACCATCGAAGTCGGCAACACCGATGCCGAGGGCCGCCTGATCCTGTGCGACGCGCTGACCTACGCGCAACGGTTCGAACCGCAGGCGCTGCTCGACGTGGCGACCCTGACCGGCGCCTGCGTGGTCGCGCTGGGCAAGTTCGCCACCGGCCTGATGAGCAAGGACGACGACCTGTCGGCCGAACTGCTCAGCGCCGGCGAGGAAGTGTTCGACCGCGCCTGGCGCCTGCCGCTGTGGGACGAATACCAGACCCAGCTCGAATCGGCCTTCGCCGACGTCTACAACATCGGCGGCCGCTGGGCCGGCGCGATCACCGCCGGCTGCTTCCTGGCGCGCTTCACCGAAGGCCAGCGCTGGGCGCATCTGGACATCGCCGGCGTATCCAACGAAGAAGGCAAGCGCGGCCTGGCGACCGGCCGGCCGGTGGGCTTGCTGTCGCAGTGGTTGCTGGAAAGAACCGGGAATTGA
- a CDS encoding DNA polymerase III subunit chi — MPRADFYLIQSPRFKQEPLRLVCELTRKAHDAGLSTLILARSAEQAEQLDDMLWDMGEDAYIPHQIAGMDEDEDEADVLIATPDSQAALRALVINLRDAAVADGFERVLEVVPADDSARGPLRERWKQYQARGLALNKHDM, encoded by the coding sequence ATGCCCCGCGCTGACTTCTACCTGATCCAATCGCCGCGCTTCAAACAAGAACCGCTTCGGTTGGTCTGCGAGCTGACGCGCAAGGCGCACGACGCCGGGCTGTCGACGCTGATCCTGGCGCGCAGCGCCGAGCAGGCCGAACAGCTCGACGACATGCTGTGGGACATGGGCGAGGACGCCTACATCCCGCACCAGATCGCCGGCATGGACGAGGACGAGGACGAAGCCGACGTGCTGATCGCCACGCCCGACTCGCAAGCCGCATTGCGCGCCCTGGTCATCAACCTGCGCGATGCCGCGGTCGCCGACGGCTTCGAGCGCGTGCTCGAAGTGGTCCCCGCCGACGACTCCGCGCGCGGCCCGCTGCGCGAGCGCTGGAAGCAGTACCAGGCGCGCGGGTTGGCTTTGAATAAGCACGATATGTGA
- a CDS encoding valine--tRNA ligase yields the protein MSLAPSYDPKQFETRLYEQWESSGVFKPRGEGEPYSILLPPPNVTGTLHMGHAFQHTLQDALIRYYRMRGYDTLWQMGTDHAGIATEMVVARNLGADGLTRDGLGRDGFIEKVWEWKGQSGDTIERQMRRLGTSGDWSRSMFTMDPIASNAVIEAFVRMHEQGLIYRGQRLVNWDPVLKTAISDLEVINEEEDGFLWSIAYPLSDGSATLVVATTRPETMLGDTAVMVHPDDERYQHLIGKTVTLPLSAREIPIIADSYVDREFGTGVVKVTPAHDFNDYAVGQRHGLPMINIFTPDAAVNDNAPAKYVGLDRYEARKVVLADLEAEGILVETKPHKLQVPRGDRTNQVIEPYLTDQWFVQMDGLAKRGLELVEKGDIRFVPPNWINTYRHWMENIQDWCISRQLWWGHRIPAWYDADGKIYVGRDEADARARGGIGADVALHQDNDVLETWFSSGLWPFSTMGWPDEATMGARGFERFVPSSVLVTGFDIIFFWVARMIMLTDHFTGQIPFKDVYITGLVRDQFGQKMAKSKGNVLDPIDLIDGISLENLVAKRTTGLMNPKHAEKIEKATRKEFPEGIPAFGTDALRFTIAALATHGRDIKFDLSRAEGYKNFCNKLWNATRFVLMNTEGASFSGAPQPKTDAERWILAQLAKASAEAETHFAAYRFDLLSQSLYEFAWNAFCDWFVELSKPALQGEDAAAADSTRHTLLYVLERLLSLLHPLIPFVTEELWQQVAPKLGIAETTVMLRPYPQASQFDGDYAQAESDIEWLKAMVSALRKVRSELNVKPSDLVTLLLTKGDARDRARGERFASQLKFLNKLDRIEFVDDAASAPPAAPAVVGELTLLVPLPADKLDAERVRLDKEIKRVDGEIGKSRGKLSSETFVQNAPAAVVEQERKRLVDWNVQLEGLTAQRAKLD from the coding sequence ATGTCCCTCGCCCCCAGCTACGACCCCAAACAGTTCGAAACCCGCCTGTACGAACAGTGGGAAAGCAGCGGCGTATTCAAGCCGCGCGGCGAGGGCGAGCCCTATTCCATCCTGCTGCCGCCGCCGAACGTCACCGGCACCCTGCACATGGGTCATGCGTTTCAGCACACCCTGCAGGACGCGCTGATCCGCTACTACCGCATGCGCGGCTACGACACGCTGTGGCAGATGGGCACCGACCACGCCGGCATCGCCACCGAGATGGTGGTGGCGCGCAATCTCGGCGCCGACGGCCTGACCCGCGATGGCCTGGGCCGCGACGGTTTCATCGAGAAAGTGTGGGAATGGAAGGGCCAGTCCGGCGACACCATCGAACGGCAGATGCGCCGACTGGGCACCTCCGGCGACTGGTCGCGCTCGATGTTCACCATGGACCCGATCGCGTCGAACGCGGTGATCGAAGCGTTCGTGCGCATGCACGAGCAAGGCCTGATCTACCGCGGCCAGCGCCTGGTCAACTGGGACCCGGTGCTGAAGACCGCGATCTCCGACCTGGAAGTGATCAACGAAGAAGAAGACGGCTTCCTGTGGTCGATCGCCTACCCGCTCAGCGACGGCAGCGCCACGCTGGTGGTCGCGACCACGCGCCCGGAAACCATGCTCGGCGACACCGCGGTCATGGTCCATCCGGACGATGAGCGCTATCAGCACCTGATCGGCAAGACCGTCACGCTGCCGCTGAGCGCGCGCGAGATTCCGATCATCGCCGACAGCTACGTCGACCGCGAATTCGGCACCGGCGTGGTCAAGGTCACGCCCGCGCACGACTTCAACGACTACGCGGTCGGCCAGCGCCACGGCCTGCCGATGATCAACATCTTCACCCCCGACGCGGCGGTCAACGACAACGCGCCGGCGAAGTACGTCGGCCTGGATCGTTACGAAGCGCGCAAGGTCGTGCTCGCCGATCTGGAAGCCGAAGGCATCCTCGTCGAAACCAAGCCGCACAAGCTGCAGGTGCCGCGCGGCGACCGCACCAACCAGGTGATCGAACCGTATCTGACCGACCAGTGGTTCGTGCAGATGGACGGCCTGGCCAAGCGCGGCCTGGAACTGGTCGAGAAGGGCGACATCCGTTTCGTCCCGCCGAACTGGATCAACACCTATCGCCACTGGATGGAGAACATCCAGGATTGGTGCATCAGCCGCCAGCTGTGGTGGGGCCATCGCATTCCGGCGTGGTACGACGCCGACGGCAAGATCTATGTCGGCCGCGACGAGGCCGATGCGCGCGCGCGCGGCGGCATCGGCGCCGACGTCGCCCTGCATCAGGACAACGATGTGCTGGAGACCTGGTTCTCCTCGGGCCTGTGGCCGTTCAGCACGATGGGCTGGCCGGATGAGGCGACGATGGGCGCGCGCGGGTTCGAGCGCTTCGTGCCGTCGTCGGTGCTGGTCACCGGTTTCGACATCATCTTCTTCTGGGTCGCCCGCATGATCATGCTGACCGACCACTTCACCGGGCAGATCCCGTTCAAGGACGTGTACATCACCGGCCTGGTGCGCGATCAGTTCGGCCAGAAGATGGCGAAATCGAAGGGCAATGTGCTCGACCCGATCGACCTGATCGACGGTATTTCGCTTGAAAACCTGGTCGCCAAGCGCACCACCGGCCTGATGAATCCCAAGCACGCCGAGAAGATCGAGAAAGCCACGCGCAAGGAATTCCCCGAAGGCATTCCCGCGTTCGGCACCGACGCGCTGCGCTTCACCATCGCCGCGCTGGCGACGCATGGCCGCGACATCAAGTTCGATCTGAGCCGCGCCGAAGGCTACAAGAATTTCTGCAACAAGCTGTGGAACGCCACGCGCTTCGTGCTGATGAACACCGAAGGCGCGAGCTTCAGCGGCGCGCCGCAGCCGAAGACGGACGCCGAGCGCTGGATCCTGGCGCAACTGGCCAAGGCTTCGGCCGAAGCGGAAACGCATTTCGCCGCGTACCGCTTCGACCTGCTCTCGCAGTCGCTGTACGAATTCGCCTGGAACGCGTTCTGCGACTGGTTCGTCGAACTGTCTAAGCCGGCGCTGCAGGGCGAAGACGCCGCGGCCGCCGACAGCACCCGCCACACCCTGCTGTACGTGCTCGAGCGCCTGCTATCGCTGCTGCACCCGCTGATCCCGTTCGTGACCGAGGAACTGTGGCAGCAGGTCGCGCCGAAGCTCGGCATCGCCGAAACCACGGTGATGCTGCGCCCGTATCCGCAGGCGTCGCAGTTCGACGGCGATTACGCCCAGGCCGAAAGCGACATCGAATGGCTCAAGGCGATGGTGTCGGCGCTGCGCAAGGTGCGCAGCGAGCTGAACGTCAAGCCGTCGGATCTGGTGACGCTGCTGCTGACCAAGGGCGACGCCCGCGATCGCGCGCGCGGCGAGCGGTTCGCTTCGCAGCTCAAGTTCCTCAACAAGCTCGACCGGATCGAATTCGTCGACGACGCCGCATCGGCGCCGCCGGCCGCGCCCGCGGTGGTCGGCGAACTGACCTTGCTGGTGCCGCTGCCGGCCGACAAGCTCGATGCCGAGCGCGTGCGCCTGGACAAGGAAATCAAGCGCGTCGACGGCGAGATCGGCAAGAGCCGGGGCAAGCTGTCCAGCGAGACCTTCGTGCAGAACGCGCCGGCGGCGGTGGTCGAACAGGAGCGCAAGCGTCTGGTCGACTGGAACGTACAGCTCGAGGGGCTGACCGCGCAGCGCGCGAAGCTGGACTGA
- a CDS encoding RDD family protein — protein sequence MTSPDPTAPDTAPARPAALIGWRLLSMFYDFWPVLALWMLAGAAFVLAFTLAGHDTHENIRPYTLWWSLQWTVCWLLAGAYTTVSWRRGGQTLGMRPWRLKVTGAGDQAPGWKALWLRYAVGTVSLAAAGLGFWWAWFDRDHLTWHDRASGTRTVRLPKRKK from the coding sequence ATGACTTCGCCCGACCCGACCGCCCCCGACACCGCGCCCGCCCGCCCCGCCGCCCTGATCGGCTGGCGGCTGCTGTCGATGTTCTACGACTTCTGGCCGGTGCTGGCCTTGTGGATGCTGGCCGGCGCTGCGTTCGTGCTGGCGTTCACCCTGGCCGGGCACGACACCCACGAAAACATCCGTCCCTACACGCTGTGGTGGTCGCTGCAGTGGACGGTGTGCTGGCTGCTCGCGGGCGCCTATACGACGGTGAGCTGGCGCCGCGGCGGCCAGACCCTGGGCATGCGGCCGTGGCGCCTGAAGGTGACCGGCGCGGGCGATCAGGCCCCCGGCTGGAAAGCGCTGTGGTTGCGCTACGCCGTCGGCACCGTGTCGCTGGCCGCGGCGGGATTGGGCTTCTGGTGGGCCTGGTTCGACCGCGACCACCTGACCTGGCACGACCGCGCGAGCGGGACCCGCACGGTCCGCTTGCCCAAGCGCAAAAAGTAA
- the xerD gene encoding site-specific tyrosine recombinase XerD — MSSTTPAERRVQAMSLPPLDDADAIAITAFLDTIWAENGLAQQTLDSYRRDLEGLARWRDGAGLADADRTALYDYLAWRAREGYSPRSNARLLSALRAFYAFRVRRGQRQDDPTALLAPPKLPRSLPKALAESQIDALLNTPDLDTPLGLRDRAMLELMYAAGLRVSELVNLPATALNLRQGVLRVMGKGSKERLVPLGEEAQHWLERYLAQSRPQLAGKRARAPLFIEASGEAPTRQAFWHLVKRYAVLAGIDPAKISPHGLRHSFATHLLNHGADLRALQMLLGHSSLSTTQIYTLVAREHLKKLHARHHPRG; from the coding sequence ATGAGTTCCACCACCCCCGCCGAACGCCGCGTCCAGGCCATGTCGCTGCCGCCGCTGGACGACGCCGACGCCATCGCCATCACTGCGTTCCTCGACACGATCTGGGCCGAGAACGGACTCGCGCAGCAGACCCTGGACAGCTACCGCCGCGACCTGGAGGGCCTGGCGCGCTGGCGCGACGGCGCCGGCCTGGCCGACGCCGATCGCACCGCGCTGTACGACTATCTGGCCTGGCGCGCCCGCGAAGGCTATTCGCCGCGCAGCAACGCCCGCCTGCTGTCGGCCTTGCGCGCGTTCTATGCCTTCCGGGTGCGGCGCGGCCAGCGCCAGGACGATCCCACCGCATTGCTGGCGCCGCCGAAACTGCCGCGCTCGCTGCCCAAGGCGCTGGCCGAAAGCCAGATCGACGCGCTGTTGAACACGCCCGACCTGGACACGCCGCTGGGCCTGCGCGACCGCGCCATGCTCGAGTTGATGTACGCCGCCGGCCTGCGCGTGAGCGAGCTGGTCAACCTGCCGGCGACCGCGCTCAACCTGCGTCAGGGCGTGCTGCGGGTGATGGGCAAGGGCAGCAAGGAGCGGCTGGTGCCGCTGGGCGAGGAGGCCCAGCACTGGCTGGAGCGCTACCTCGCCCAATCGCGGCCGCAACTGGCCGGCAAGCGCGCGCGCGCGCCGTTGTTCATCGAAGCCAGCGGCGAAGCCCCGACCCGGCAGGCCTTCTGGCATCTGGTCAAGCGTTACGCGGTGCTGGCCGGAATCGACCCGGCCAAGATCAGCCCGCACGGCCTGCGCCACAGCTTCGCCACCCACCTGCTCAACCACGGCGCCGACCTGCGCGCGCTGCAGATGCTGCTGGGGCACAGTTCTCTGTCGACTACCCAGATCTACACCTTGGTCGCGCGCGAACACTTGAAAAAGCTGCACGCGCGGCATCATCCGCGTGGGTGA
- the lptF gene encoding LPS export ABC transporter permease LptF, translating to MLKLDRYLSGEFAQAIFATLVVLLIVSVGGAFTDVLEDIAKGKVPAGMMLIQLGLVLIKWLPLILPLALMLGLMLGIGRLYRDSEMPVISSIGVGPRRLLKPLLLVAGPIILLVGACSLWLGPWADRASRQMINEANRSLVVAGLEPGAFTGLPGDNGVIYVGAMSDDGTRFERIFIYRHKPGRQDVTTSKSGRLTVDANGDRYLTLDDGFEVEGPVDGSLNFRLMRYVSNDVLLPASENRYDPKSPEMLNTVQLIGDPRREAAAQLHYRIAPPLLALAFALLAVPLARSTPRQARYGTMLIGFLAYLIGNNFMMMGTGWIEDGKTPAALGLWWLTLPMLAVTSWMYFRDGRVGRRRAIV from the coding sequence ATGCTCAAGCTTGACCGATACCTCTCCGGCGAATTCGCCCAGGCGATCTTCGCCACCCTGGTGGTGCTGCTGATCGTAAGCGTCGGCGGCGCCTTCACCGACGTGCTCGAGGACATCGCCAAGGGCAAGGTCCCGGCCGGGATGATGCTGATCCAGCTGGGCCTGGTGCTGATCAAGTGGCTGCCGCTGATCCTGCCGCTGGCGCTGATGCTGGGGCTGATGCTCGGTATCGGCCGGCTCTATCGCGATTCGGAAATGCCGGTGATCTCGTCGATCGGCGTGGGCCCGCGCCGGCTGCTCAAGCCGCTGCTGCTGGTGGCCGGGCCGATCATCCTGCTGGTCGGCGCCTGCTCGCTGTGGCTGGGGCCCTGGGCCGACCGGGCCTCGCGGCAGATGATCAACGAGGCCAATCGCAGCCTGGTCGTGGCCGGCCTGGAGCCGGGCGCCTTCACCGGCCTGCCGGGCGACAACGGCGTGATCTACGTGGGCGCGATGTCCGACGACGGCACCCGATTCGAGCGCATCTTCATCTACCGCCACAAGCCCGGCCGCCAGGACGTGACCACGTCCAAGAGCGGCCGCCTGACCGTGGACGCCAACGGCGACCGCTACCTGACCCTCGACGACGGTTTCGAGGTCGAAGGCCCGGTCGACGGCAGCCTGAACTTCCGCCTGATGCGCTATGTCAGCAACGACGTGCTGCTGCCGGCCAGCGAGAACCGCTACGACCCCAAATCGCCGGAAATGCTCAACACCGTCCAGCTGATCGGCGATCCGCGCCGCGAGGCCGCGGCCCAGCTGCATTACCGGATCGCGCCGCCGCTGCTGGCGCTGGCGTTCGCGCTGCTGGCGGTGCCGCTGGCGCGCAGCACGCCGCGCCAAGCCCGTTACGGGACCATGCTGATCGGCTTTCTGGCTTATCTGATCGGCAACAATTTCATGATGATGGGCACCGGCTGGATCGAGGACGGCAAGACCCCGGCCGCGCTGGGCCTGTGGTGGCTGACCTTGCCGATGCTGGCGGTGACGTCCTGGATGTATTTCCGTGACGGCCGGGTCGGCCGGCGCAGGGCGATCGTATGA
- the lptG gene encoding LPS export ABC transporter permease LptG gives MKPFPKIHDVYVAKVVLSTVLLTWAVLLGLDFMLSFVNEFGDVGKGRYGVVQALAYMLLTVPRRAYALFPYASVVGSLMALGQLASTSELTVLRAIGLSRRRLSIAVAGSLAILTVLMVINGETVAPEGQRRAESLKAAAKSNNQVVAEYSGLWAREGDVILSASQGQERSAGNDRWLELRDVSLYQFGTDGRLVSIAVAGIAEHRPGGWLLRNVTRTTFHAKSAEKVQIPEERWESKLDSSALMSGTNRPRYLTAKALHKAIEDRQRNQLDAGEFEAHYWGRWFYPLNVLALCLAAVPFAFGSLRSGGMGKRLFIGIVFALVFWLLQTQFVELAKVFRFDFRLAYLAPTVVMLVVSALLFRRRSG, from the coding sequence ATGAAGCCGTTTCCGAAGATCCACGACGTCTATGTCGCCAAGGTCGTGCTCAGCACGGTGCTGCTGACCTGGGCGGTGCTGCTGGGCCTGGATTTCATGCTCAGCTTCGTCAACGAGTTCGGCGATGTCGGCAAGGGTCGCTACGGCGTGGTCCAGGCATTGGCCTACATGCTGCTGACCGTGCCGCGCCGCGCCTATGCGTTGTTCCCCTACGCCTCGGTGGTCGGTTCGCTGATGGCGCTGGGGCAGTTGGCGTCGACCTCCGAACTGACTGTGCTGCGCGCGATCGGCCTGTCGCGGCGGCGCCTGAGCATCGCGGTGGCCGGTTCGCTGGCGATCCTGACCGTGCTGATGGTGATCAACGGCGAGACCGTCGCGCCCGAAGGGCAGCGCCGCGCCGAATCGCTCAAGGCCGCGGCCAAGTCCAACAACCAAGTTGTGGCCGAGTACTCCGGGCTGTGGGCGCGCGAGGGCGACGTGATCCTCAGCGCGAGCCAGGGCCAGGAACGCAGCGCCGGCAACGACCGCTGGCTGGAGCTGCGCGACGTCAGCCTGTACCAGTTCGGTACCGACGGCCGTCTGGTCTCGATCGCGGTCGCCGGCATCGCCGAGCACCGTCCGGGCGGCTGGCTGCTGCGCAACGTCACCCGCACCACCTTCCATGCCAAGTCGGCCGAGAAGGTGCAGATTCCCGAGGAGCGCTGGGAGTCCAAGCTCGACAGCTCGGCCTTGATGAGCGGCACCAACCGGCCGCGTTATCTGACCGCCAAGGCGCTGCACAAGGCGATCGAGGACCGTCAGCGCAATCAGCTCGATGCCGGCGAATTCGAGGCGCACTACTGGGGCCGCTGGTTCTATCCGCTGAATGTGCTGGCGCTGTGCCTGGCGGCGGTACCGTTCGCGTTCGGCAGCCTGCGCAGCGGCGGCATGGGCAAGCGCTTGTTCATCGGCATCGTGTTCGCGCTGGTGTTCTGGCTGCTGCAGACCCAGTTCGTCGAGCTGGCCAAGGTGTTCCGCTTCGACTTCCGCCTGGCCTATCTGGCGCCGACGGTGGTGATGCTGGTGGTGTCGGCGCTGTTGTTCAGACGAAGATCGGGTTAG